The Dioscorea cayenensis subsp. rotundata cultivar TDr96_F1 chromosome 19, TDr96_F1_v2_PseudoChromosome.rev07_lg8_w22 25.fasta, whole genome shotgun sequence genome includes a window with the following:
- the LOC120250029 gene encoding IQ domain-containing protein IQM1-like, translated as MGITFTCPGRDAFDEGLDALIMRSISFKGDDDKPPLKSFSFNGRDTESSILKAFGSGKLIIEGSLNLDMKEMEISIKNPASSENENSLNYIGFRKSRFSHLCDTVQKSPFCDNDGSEHQAALKLQKFYKSFRTRRQLADCAVLVEQRWWKLLDFAMLRRSSISFFDIEKPESAVSRWSRARTRAAKVGKGLSKDEKAQKLARQHWLEAIDPRHRYGHNLYIYYDCWLQCESKQPFFYWLDVGEGKEVNLEEQCPRSKLQKQCIKYLGPNEREKYEVIVDDGKFLYKISRQFLDTSESSKGTKWIFVLSTTKALYVGQKKKGVFQHSSFLAGGATSSAGRLVVEKGILKAAWPHSGHYRPTEKHFQEFMNFLKENNVNISDVKKCPAEGDEESGNLVGSNTLMTSNWSEDDLTKKSFLLEDVENRQRKYRAPAGLTNIEIPERLDPFRGCNAMAMNFGNIPNGSISGMCEKIAKRSSQMDEQPSKPNKQLKVNNNKVDNEGSSDIETNNRTSVDESEEVEGPYTCMVKQNLFDSHEIEKDFVPQEQIFDRINDKNGFNPCQLGKKISFRWTTGAGRRIGCVRDYPSPLQFRALEQVNLSPRDTGGSEQIPSSPLSQLKEISSGTKRAERALETMQ; from the exons ATGGGAATTACATTTACATGCCCTGGACGTGATGCTTTTGATGAGGGCTTAGATGCTCTTATTATGAGATCCATCAGCTTCAAAGGTGATGATGATAAGCCACCTTTGAAATCCTTTAGTTTCAATGGCCGTGATACTGAGTCTTCCATTCTCAAAGCATTTGGCTCTGGAAAATTGATTATAGAAGGATCTCTAAATCTTGATATGAAGGAGATGGAGATTTCGATTAAGAATCCAGCTTCTTCAGAGAATGAGAATTCTCTGAACTACATTGGCTTCAGGAAGTCAAGATTCAGTCATTTGTGTGATACTGTGCAGAAAAGCCCTTTTTGTGATAACGATGGATCTGAACATCAGGCGGCACTTAAGCTGCAGAAGTTCTATAAAAGTTTTCGGACAAGAAGACAGCTTGCAGATTGTGCTGTTCTGGTGGAGCAGAGATG GTGGAAGTTGTTGGATTTTGCTATGCTCCGAAGGAGTTCGATATCTTTTTTCGACATTGAGAAACCAGAatctgctgtttctcgatggtctAGAGCAAGAACCAGGGCTGCTAAG GTTGGTAAAGGCTTATCAAAGGATGAGAAAGCTCAAAAGCTAGCGCGGCAGCATTGGCTTGAAGCA ATTGATCCTCGTCATCGTTATGGTCATAATCTCTACATCTACTATGATTGTTGGCTCCAATGCGAGAGCAAGCAACCTTTCTTCTACTG GTTGGATGTGGGTGAGGGGAAAGAGGTCAATCTAGAAGAACAGTGCCCTCGCTCAAAACTTCAGAAGCAGTGCATCAAATATCTTGGACCG AATGAAAGGGAGAAATACGAAGTTATAGTTGACGATGGTAAGTTCTTATACAAGATAAGCAGGCAATTCCTTGACACATCTGAAAGCTCCAAGGGCACCAAGTGGATTTTTGTTCTAAGTACAACAAAGGCTTTGTATGTTGGCCAG AAGAAGAAGGGAGTATTTCAGCATTCAAGTTTCTTGGCAGGAGGAGCTACATCTTCTGCAGGACGACTGGTTGTAGAAAAAGGAATTTTGAAG GCTGCCTGGCCTCACAGTGGCCACTATCGTCCGACAGAAAAACACTTTCAGGAGTTCATGAACTTTCTGAAGGAAAACAATGTTAATATCAGTGATGTTAAG AAATGTCCAGCTGAAGGTGACGAGGAATCAGGAAATTTGGTTGGGAGCAACACATTAATGACAAGCAATTGGTCAGAAGATGACCTAACAAAGAAGAGCTTCTTATTGGAGGACGTTGAGAACAGACAGAGGAAATACCGGGCGCCTGCTGGACTAACTAATATTGAAATACCAGAAAGATTGGATCCATTCAGAGGATGCAATGCAATGGCAATGAACTTCGGTAACATCCCAAATGGATCAATATCTGGGATGTGTGAAAAGATAGCGAAAAGATCATCCCAAATGGATGAGCAGCCTTCAAAGCCAAACAAGCAGCTAAAGGTCAATAATAACAAGGTAGACAATGAGGGAAGCTCTGACatagaaacaaataatagaACATCAGTTGATGAAAGTGAAGAGGTGGAAGGTCCATATACTTGCATGGTTAAGCAAAATCTTTTTGACAGCCATGAAATAGAGAAGGATTTTGTGCCTCAAGAACAGATATTTGACAGGATCAATGACAAGAATGGATTTAATCCTTGTCAACTGGGGAAAAAGATATCCTTCAGATGGACAACTGGTGCAGGACGTCGCATTGGCTGTGTAAGGGACTACCCGTCGCCTCTGCAGTTTCGTGCTCTTGAACAAGTAAACTTGTCTCCTCGAGATACCGGAGGCTCTGAGCAGATTCCATCAAGTCCATTGTCTCAGTTAAAAGAGATATCTTCAGGCACAAAGCGTGCAGAGAGAGCATTAGAAACAATGCAATGA